One Campylobacter concisus DNA segment encodes these proteins:
- a CDS encoding P-loop NTPase fold protein: MNSSKVDIEERLEKILKREVGTCIVLDGEWGVGKTTFWKNFSDTKFNEKSVYVSLFGKESIQEIKQEISLKFYRKNKIVSRISEKFIPTGIFSFFTKRFADNKIAEFSLIMLDSLYTDKYKDAIICFDDFERMSNKINLKDVLGLISEYKEQQNCHIVMILNRSKMTALANEAQKADDENLEDKELKKTSQIKENKTELEKILSEYKDKIMDYEFYYDPTPQESFSVISDKLEEVYRDAALRYFAKHAINNIRVMRRAINALNDYYQFIEKMLQNDGLIKEEVINHIIGVSVVNAIGLSSKLDGFLFRKDKSQTELRDMFVLLIGHEFGYEMSQNSRRLIKNIFSYVKRSIVDYEDLEQIIKDIVKKYNNKTIRENIRSEYFNGVYNLQYKNSYFVNNLFDLLKKNKENILDIVEIGSFLLYIEKLEDFDKKHKKEYRKFAFEVLLEYLKYIFDSEKYEDPDIWIIIDKMIEFDQKFKDLYDEFMYKKELFKISTAEGIIENVFKGKSRVKKESLTKIPEEKLEEYCCKNNDFVYNATKFIRSNRYPEAEDFKGKIQKIFQKISKNGNESQKLQMTLLLEFLEKEKGKPSMELL; encoded by the coding sequence ATGAATAGCTCAAAAGTAGATATTGAAGAAAGACTAGAAAAAATACTAAAACGCGAAGTTGGCACATGCATTGTTTTAGACGGTGAATGGGGCGTAGGGAAAACAACTTTTTGGAAAAATTTTTCTGATACAAAATTTAATGAAAAATCTGTTTATGTCTCCTTGTTTGGCAAGGAAAGTATCCAAGAAATAAAGCAAGAGATAAGTTTAAAATTTTATAGAAAGAATAAAATTGTATCAAGGATATCAGAAAAATTTATTCCTACAGGTATTTTTAGTTTCTTTACAAAAAGATTTGCCGACAATAAAATTGCAGAATTTAGTTTAATTATGCTCGACTCCTTGTATACAGATAAGTACAAAGATGCAATAATCTGCTTTGATGACTTTGAAAGAATGTCTAATAAGATAAATTTAAAAGATGTTTTAGGATTGATTTCCGAATATAAAGAGCAGCAAAATTGTCATATAGTTATGATTTTAAATCGCTCAAAGATGACGGCTCTTGCTAATGAAGCACAAAAAGCAGATGATGAAAATTTAGAAGATAAAGAGCTCAAAAAAACTAGCCAAATAAAAGAGAATAAAACAGAACTAGAAAAAATTTTATCAGAATACAAAGATAAAATCATGGACTACGAATTTTATTACGATCCAACTCCACAGGAATCTTTTAGTGTCATATCAGACAAACTAGAGGAAGTTTACCGAGATGCGGCATTGCGGTATTTCGCAAAGCACGCCATAAATAATATTAGAGTGATGAGGCGAGCTATAAATGCTTTAAATGATTATTATCAATTTATAGAGAAGATGTTGCAAAATGATGGATTAATAAAAGAGGAGGTCATAAATCATATCATAGGAGTGTCAGTTGTAAATGCCATTGGTCTGTCTTCTAAGCTTGATGGATTTTTGTTTCGCAAAGATAAGAGCCAGACAGAGCTAAGAGATATGTTTGTTTTACTTATTGGTCATGAATTTGGTTATGAAATGTCACAAAATTCTCGCCGATTAATTAAAAATATATTTTCTTATGTAAAAAGGTCTATTGTAGATTATGAAGATCTTGAACAAATTATAAAGGATATAGTTAAGAAATATAATAATAAAACTATAAGAGAAAATATAAGAAGTGAATATTTTAATGGTGTATATAATCTGCAATATAAGAATTCTTACTTTGTAAATAATTTATTTGATTTATTGAAAAAAAATAAAGAAAACATATTAGACATCGTAGAGATTGGTTCGTTTTTATTGTATATAGAAAAATTGGAAGATTTTGATAAAAAGCATAAAAAAGAATATCGTAAATTTGCCTTCGAAGTATTATTAGAATATTTAAAATATATATTTGATAGCGAAAAATATGAAGATCCTGACATATGGATCATTATTGATAAAATGATAGAATTTGATCAGAAATTTAAAGATTTATATGATGAGTTTATGTATAAAAAAGAACTTTTTAAAATATCTACTGCAGAAGGTATAATAGAAAATGTTTTTAAAGGCAAGAGTCGAGTTAAAAAAGAATCTTTGACAAAAATACCAGAAGAAAAATTAGAAGAATATTGTTGTAAAAATAATGATTTTGTATATAACGCAACAAAATTTATACGCTCTAATAGATATCCAGAAGCTGAAGATTTTAAAGGTAAAATTCAAAAAATATTTCAAAAGATATCAAAAAATGGA